CTCACTATCCCTTggtttaaaataaagtattatcaAGTTGAAATCAGTTTTCCAGAGGGGATGACACTTGTTTCAGAATGTtacaaaattttctcttcttcacaATTTTTTTCATGACATTTATTACTTCCTTATTTCTTAGACTATAAATAAAAGGATTTAATAAAGGAATaactaaagtataaaatatagcAACAGGTATATCTTTATCTCCTTCATTAACTGCACCTGGTCGAGCATACATGAAGAGAAGGGAACCATAGAATATTGACACAGAGAGAAAGTGAGATGCACAAGTAGATAAAGCTTTGCCTCTTCCCTCCTTGGATTTCATTGTAAATATTGTGAAAAGGATGTAGAAATAAGAGACTAGGACTATAGTAATAGTAAAGATTTGAATTGACCCTGCCAAGATAAATAACACCAATTCATTGATGTAAGGGTCAACACAAGAAAGTCTATATAATGGAAGAATATCACAGAAAAAGTGATTGATTTGATGAGACCCACAGAAAGTTAACCTCAACAGAAACCCTACTTCAATCATGGGATGCAGGTTTCCAGCTATGTAGGCTCCTGCAGTCATCTGAATGCAGAGTGGCTTGGACATCATGGTGTGGTACTGCAGTGGGTGGCATATGGCCACATAGCGGTCATAGGCCATTGCCGCCAGAAGAAAGCAGTCTGTGGTTTCAgcaagacagagaaaataaaattgcgCCATACATTCATACAGGGTAATCCTTGTGTCCTCAGAAAAGAAGTTCTCTAACATCTTGGGAGTAATAGCAGAGGAACAGCAGGAATCCATCAGAGCCAGGTTGCCCAGAAAGATGTACATTGGTGTGTGAAGACGATGCTCTATATAAATCAATGCAACCAAACCAATGTTCCCCACCATGGTGATCAGATAGATGGCAAAGAATACCACAAACAGAAGGTCTTCAGCTTTGGATGATGTGTAAATCCTGTGAGGATGAACTCAGCTGTCAAGGAATGATTTTTCTCATTCATCTCCACCTTGTCTGTTGAGAGATGAATGAGGGGTTATGATATTGTAATTGATTGTAATTGAGAGCATATAGTACTgttccttcaatttttttttcctttttacaacaGGTAGAGGAATTTCATTGTCATATTTCCCCTGCTGTTTCTAAATACATCCTCATGTACTTCTAGGGGACGTTTGTTCTTCTAAAGTGTCAGTGTCTATGACCTCAAGCTCTGACCCTTACGATTCACAAGGATATTTTGATAATTCCAGGGAAGATGCTTAAAGTGGAAATGGTTCATCTTTATAAATTTATGCAAGGATAGCATAAAAAACTAGGGGACCCATATCTAGTTCATTGTTCTCAAATAATTTCACTGTCAGTTTTTTATGGAAGATCctccttaaaacaaatttatgatacatatataatatatatcatataatatagaatatatattatatgggactatatatatacacacacacctatatatatctccaagaaaataatttttatatattcttccaGTAGACTGAATGTCTAAAAAAAGCATATAACAGATATGTTAAATTTACATCTTAGGAACTGCATAAAACTCACTAAAACTGAGGaggaaaatatttatctttaaagaaaattatcttggaaatttaaagaaataaacatccATAGATTATCACTTCTCTCATGCCTTTCCCCAGTGTCACACccattttcataaatattgaCTCTGTCCATTCTGTTATTCCTGTTGATTTTCTCTTAAATGCCTAAATCCTTCCTCCTTTTGATAAGGAATACTTTTTATATAATGCTACTTAAAGATTTAACCAATTGCCACAGGCCACACAGATTTCCATTTTCTGAATGGTAGAGCCTCTCTTATATACTTAACACAATTCAGAATTTCTTGCCTGTGtatacattgctttttaaaaataaaagtctatacAATTTTCTTATATTGTAAGCATTTTGAGATTAGTTGTGATTTACACTTCTGTGAAAAGAGCTGTAAAATACTATGGGGGAAAACGTAGTATTAATTTCAATATTAGCTCCACCCTGATGACTTGGAATGAGTAAAGTTGCTGTATGAATTCTACCAATGTTCCTTAAGGATTCTTTGGTTTCTGCAGACTATTAACTTTAAAGAAAAgtctataaagaaatatataaaatcattacataaaaatttagaTGTCTTTTATCTAAATTGACTCTTTTCtaccatttttctgtttcttcagaaaATTATATAAGATTTTCTGAAGTATACTATAGCAGATTAAAAGCTACTAAGTAAAAGCAAGCTTATGTTTATACTATAGCTTTCTAACActtaggaacaaaaagaaaatactttaaatctTAATAGGATTTTCGAAgtcaaattttgttttgctttgaaagGCTATTTCCTATCCCTACATAGTGATTCATTAGGACGTACTGACTGATAATTCAAATCATATAAGTTCTATGGTCAAAATagacttatatttttataatcaaaatattaaaagcatgggctattttattaatttgttttgaaataataaatgtaagcCATGTAGTCAGTTAAGTTAGCAATAATTTTCAATGTACATGCCTAAATTATTTAACAGAATTTCTTCGTAACTTTACCTATGTGTTTTGAAATTCTATCTTACAATCAGAAAGTCAGACAAATTGCAGTATTGTGTTTCATCCTAGTTCTTCATAGCATTCAATTTTGAAAAGCACTAGAAAGATTAGAAAAAAGCTGAAATTTAAGAACAATACAAGATACTAAATAATTCAGAGGTACTAAATAATTCAGAGATGTATGGTTGCTAAAATTAGAAGTAAAAACAAGTTAGCACACTTACCTAGATTTTCCTGAGAAGAGCTTTGTAAAAGTGCATTGTTTCCTTTGTGATGtagttttcataaaattaaagaatatatacCTTGGCCTCTAAAACATTTGGGATTAAAAGCATGAAAATCTGGGAGACCACTAGTAGGTCAGTGTTGATGATTATATCTGTTACACTGCAAAGTTAAAGTTTTCCACCAAATCCTAAAGGGATTTCTCTGCACTGACATCAGTGTATTTCTGTGGACTAAGTCCTAGAAATTAATTAAAGATGCCCTGTGAGATAATGAGGTAAAAACAAATGACCTTCACTAAAGTCTGTTTGATGATCATCTTGCTGATTCATATGAAACCGATctcatttttacaattttattcacTGTTCTGAACATACAAGATAAAACAGGCAGAAACTACTCTCAGGCTGGTTTGACCTGTTGCTGGGGGAAGTGTGACTAATATGCTTTGTAGAAAATAGTTCGTATTTAAAGAGGATCCAAGAAAGTGTAGAAAGTGCAGCCGAGGTCACCAACTTCTtcactctgtgaggtgaatttgTTCCCACATCCTACAATGCCCTCAGGGAAACTGATATtattatgatttggctctccatATGAATTACCGAAATTGCTCTACTGTCTTTTCTGCTCATACCAGCTGTCCTTTACcctgttgtttccttcttcacACTTTACTcttcaatatattatatatttgttaggACATCTATAATCGGTCACTCCTGTCCATCACTATCATTAGCATATAGGCTTAAAGGGAAGAGGTTTCTTTGATACATTCAATCCTGTATTTCAAATATCTTGAATAGTGTctggaattccttttttttttttttttttttttgagtctcgctctgtctcccaggctggagtgcaatggcgtgatctcggctcactgccagctccacctcctggggtcaagccattctcctgcgtcagcctcctgagtagctgggactacaggcgcccgccaccacgtccggctaattttttgtattgttagtagagacggggtttcaccgtgttagccaagatggtctcaatctcctgacctcgtgatctgccccccttggcctcccaaagtgctgggattacaggcgtgagccaccgtgcccggatgTGTCTGGCACTCTAGTGCTAATTGAACACTTGTTgaatgaaagggagaaaaaataatactGCACTGCTCAAGAATTTATAAAATTCTCCATTACTTTTCAAACCAAatcaatttttcttattttggtgtTCTAGCTATCTCACCGTTTTCTGTATCAACTTGTTTTCTCCTCCTTATCTCAGCAAACTTGGCCATGTGTTCCCTTCCCTGTTCCTTGTGCATTTgcttcaattaatttgctagcaATGTTTCTCTTATCTAAAACAGCTTCTCCCTCTTTTCCATCTCAATAGTTGAGTTCAAAGAAGATCTTGCagctttcctaatttttaaaatcaaattgatTTTTCCTCTTCTTGAAATAGACAATACTTACCTGCTTTACAATATATTTCTCACTTAAT
Above is a window of Macaca thibetana thibetana isolate TM-01 chromosome 2, ASM2454274v1, whole genome shotgun sequence DNA encoding:
- the LOC126949032 gene encoding LOW QUALITY PROTEIN: olfactory receptor 5K3 (The sequence of the model RefSeq protein was modified relative to this genomic sequence to represent the inferred CDS: inserted 1 base in 1 codon), with the protein product MNEKNHSLTAEFILTGFTHHPKLKTXLFVVFFAIYLITMVGNIGLVALIYIEHRLHTPMYIFLGNLALMDSCCSSAITPKMLENFFSEDTRITLYECMAQFYFLCLAETTDCFLLAAMAYDRYVAICHPLQYHTMMSKPLCIQMTAGAYIAGNLHPMIEVGFLLRLTFCGSHQINHFFCDILPLYRLSCVDPYINELVLFILAGSIQIFTITIVLVSYFYILFTIFTMKSKEGRGKALSTCASHFLSVSIFYGSLLFMYARPGAVNEGDKDIPVAIFYTLVIPLLNPFIYSLRNKEVINVMKKIVKKRKFCNILKQVSSPLEN